In the Callospermophilus lateralis isolate mCalLat2 chromosome 7, mCalLat2.hap1, whole genome shotgun sequence genome, CTTAACATCAAGTACATCATGGGTTTCTAATAGGATAAGCTATATTCCATGCttctataattatatcaaaatgaattctactgtcatgtatataactaaaatgaaccaataataaaaatttttacttatattaaatatattaatgcTTCTAGAATGAAAATGACAAATTCCTTTGTTATAATTGTGCTGAATTTCTTGCAGTAAAGAGAGCAGTTTATAATAATATACAGAAAATGTCTTTTATCTTTTCAAgagaatttttttctcttctaaattatTTTCCACCACTCCTTCCACCCAAATTTTGACTAATGATACTCTGAATTGAAAAATTCCTTCACAAAACACTTTCTAATAGTTTTGTTCCAGTCACTGAATTACCACAGACTTCACATTTGCATGTTCATTAAAGTAAATTAAGCAAAATCTTCAGCAATTCATGatttagaagaagaaaatggtGACTGGATCATAATAGTGGAGACTGTTCACATCCTGGTTTGCACATATCTAAATCTGGCCACTGATAGGAGAGTGACTTCAATTTGGAAACTTGTTGATATTTCATGAAGGCGAGAAAAGGCCTGGTGTTTCAGGGCCTGAGTGAATATGCTGTAAGGGGAGCCACATAAGGAATGCTCTATAAGGAATATTCCAGAAGACTTCTAGCTGTTCTTAACCTTGTTCAGGGGGCAgtcctttattctttttgatgatgGGGGTTCTAACTGCAGTGTGACAGGCTGAACTGACAGGTCCTGATACCTAAGTATTGGCTATAGGTTTACCTTGAAGTTGAATCTTTCACTGCACTTAATATGAGTGCATATGTAATCTATTCCCTTGCGTACCTCCTGAGAGGTTAAAACACTGGTTATTTTCTAGGTTAAAGTCCCTTTTTGCTGCTTTCTGCACAAATAGCCCTAGGCTTCCCACTGGGTCTCCAGGTCAAGTGAGCTGTGACAGCACTCCTCCTGTTCTCTCCTCTCCTAACTCTGCAATGCTATCTTGTGTTCTACTTTAGAAAACACACAAATAACTTGGAGAGTAAATATCCCAACAGCCAAAATTAGTGTGAACTCCTCTTTTCATTGGATCCAGctgtttttaaagattttttttcatcgtagttggatataatacctttattttacttatttatttttatgtggtgttgaagatcaaactcagtgtcttgcacatgctaagcaagcactctcctgctgatcacaaccccagccctggattcAGTTTTTTAATGAAAAGTATCTGAAGAGCCTCATCCTGATGTTATTTTACTGGGACACTCCAAGATGGTCTCTTTGCCTTGCCATGACTGAAACTCTTGTGTTTCTGCATTAATGTTTATGTGTTTTGCCTATATTTCATAAGCATTATGTCAAGGATATGGACTCTCAATGACTCTGCCTTCCATTAGAAAGTTATTTGGATAAAATTTGAGAgtataataaaaattacattatGTATTCCATCATTCTCACTGCTCATATGGAGACTCTGGAAGGAGTTATAACTACTTTCACAATGTCACACAGATCAAAAACTTCATGTCCTGAGATTAAAGATTAATGAGATTGAGTGAGATGCCAGAATTAGAGTCATGGTCCTGCTATTCAATGTGCTGTTCACTATGTACATCTGAAAAATCAAGTGGAAGACTATTGATGTCAGTTCCCACTTCTGAGCAACTAAACTTCTCTTAGTACCTGACTGAATAATTTGTACAGGAGTAAGGCATCCCCCATTACTATTGAGATAGCAGGGCTATTTTCTCTAATACAAAAGACTTATGAGAATGAAAACATATGGTGGTATTACTTACCAGAGATAAGAACTGTGAAGGAGACCCCACCAGCTGTGTCACTGTTTTCCTGGAATAGATATGGAATGTGAAAACATCTATATTTATTGCAGGTAGTAATTTGAAAGTTTGAAGAAAAAACTGTACAATACTAACAGAATCCAAGGATCAAAGTTTGCCAAAGAAAACCAATCATGCATAGGCATTTCTTAAATATGGTAGGAAATCCTTAATATATCACATTTACACTCCACAAAAGATTAGACAAAAAGTTATAAACAGTATTACAGTGCTTCATATGTGTCAGACACCTATCTAATTACTCACTCCAAAAATGCTATAAGGAAAGTGTAAGCTGATTGCCATTTGCCCAAGAAAGCAATTGAAACCTAGGTGAAGTGAAAGTGTTCCCCCAGCTAATAAATTCTGGGACTTCAGATGAATAAATGTCATGGGAGAAGAGGACAGAAATTACTAAATCCCTTAAAATTCTGcacttgaataaagaaaccatgggAAAAGGCTTGTTGGTATTATTTTCCCAAAGGATTCTGATTTCTGCTTATTCAAACTTTACATCCACAGCTTATGGTAAATAAATTTTATGTAAGCCACAATGTTTCAGATATGGCACATGCAAGCCAGAGAAGGCAGTATCTCCACATAGAGAAAGCTGCAGGGAAGATTGAAAAGCAAACAAAAGCTCACCACTAAATAACATGATTTATGCTACATGAGAAAACATGTTGTGTACAGGCTCAAAGAGAGGGGTGAAATCTCAGCACTTCCAAGTGATGAATGGGAGGTATGCAAAATCATTCTTCAGAAGAATGCACGATGCTTCAGGTGAGATTtattctttacttattttttacttactttttcttttctctttcagtGATTTGCATGGAACCAGGGCTTTATTCATGCTAAGCcagcactctaccatggagccaccaCCAAGCATTGATTTGAAATTAACATTAAGACTAAGAGCCTACCCTACTCACAaagatttttgttgttttgttagaTGATAATTCTAGAGATTGTAAGGGAAGGTAGAACTGGACGCATGGCAATGAAAAAGGAGTTGCTCTCCACTGCCCCTGTTTTTCTCCCCAGATTCCCCATGAAGATGGACCAACATTTCAGTTATGTTGCCCTAAGAAAAGCCTTCTATCCCCAGGCTGGCACTGGGATCACAGCTAACACCTTTCTGCTTTGCCTTCACATTGCCATGGTCTTTATGGGCCACAAGCCCAGGCTCACCGACCTCCCTGTCACCCACTTGGCCCTAACACACATCCTCATGCTCCTCACCATGAGCCTTTTGGTGTCTACAGACATTTGGGAAACACAGGACATTCCAGGTGACTTCAAATGCAAAGTACTTGTCTTCCTGCACAAGGTCATGAGGAGGCTGTCCATCTGCACCACCTGTGTCCTGAGTGTGCTTCAGGCCATCACCATCAGCCCCAGTGGCTCCTGGTTGGCCAACTTCAAACTGAAATCCACAAATCCCATTGTGGGGCTATTTGTTTTCTTATGGGCCCTCACCATGTCCCTCTCTAGCAACCTGCTCCTCTGCACTGTGGCCACACCCAATAAGACCCATCCTGGTCTTCTGTTTCTCACTGACCACTGTTCCTTTCTGCTCATGAGCTACAGACACAGGAGCCTCTTTCTTGCCTTGATGGCATTGAGAGATCTCTTATTTCTGGGTCTTATGGTTCTTTCAAGTGCATACATGATAAATCTTTTGCATAGACATAAAAAGCGAGCCATGTCTCTTCGTACCTCCAGGTTTTCTCCACGAAGATCCCCAGAAGAAAGGGCCACTTACACTATTCTGTTGCTCATCAACTGCTTTGAGGTCTTGTACTGTGTGGACTCCATCTTTTCACTGTTTATAGGCATGACACAGACTGGTGACCCCATCCTGTTGGGTCTTCAAATGCTTGTGGCCAATGGCTATGGCACCATCAGTCCTTTGGTGCTGATAAGTGCTGacacacacataataaaagttggGCAAACAAAATGGAGAGAGAAAGTTCAGCTTCTGGCTAAACTGATGTAAAGCTACTTTGCCACTCTCATTAAAACAGTTTTCTTTAGTTCATAAAATTTTCCCTCTGAAgaaaaattattaacataggaatAATTTGTTTTTGTTAGAACAAAGTAATCTAAATACTTAGAAAATATCTTGGGAATAATGTTCTGTTATATGTACATCTTGTCTTAAGTTATTTACATTAATTGTCACTATACCTGGCCTCCTTAGCATATTATAAACTATTATAGTTTCCTTTTACTTTGGATCTCAGATGTTTACACTGggtctattttctttcttcctgcatTGCTGTTCTTAAAGTTTCTTTCGGTGAAATTCTATTAGAGGCACACTGatgcttttctctttttcttgtctAATAATATGTGCATGCTTATATccaagctactcaggagactaaaGCAGGAGAAATACAATTTCAAGGGCACCCAGGGtgtcttagtgagattctgtctctaagtaaaaattaaaaaggcaggAGATGGAGCTCAAAGACAAATCACCCAGGTGTTCATTCTCTATGCCAAAACCACcacaacaatttaaaaaacccacaaaacacCATGAGACCGCACTTCTTGACCAACAGAAAGGCTgcactaaaaaaaatagaaataattgttGGAAACCATGTGAAGAATTTGAAAGCTCTATACACTTACAGTAAGGATATAAAGTGATTCAGTGAGTATTGAAAAGAATATGATGATTGctaaaatgtgaaaataaaattacCATATGACCTACCAATTCCATTCTTAGCTACTTTCCCCAAAGAATTAAAACCAGATATTCAAACACTTGTGCATATATGTTAATAGCAGCACCATCTACACTAGGAAATAGATGAAAATCCAAATTTTCATCAAGAATGGATAAacacatttgtgtgtgtatatatatatatatatatatatatatatatatatatatatatatctccatatcTGAATAagcacatgtacatatatatatgaacgAATATATAACAATATATAACATCCATATACATGTTTGAATATTACTGTGTCATAACAAATGAAATACTGATACAGAGTacaatgtgaatatatatctCAAAAATATTAAGCAAAGTAACCAAAATCAGATATGAAAAGTCACATATGCTATAACTACATTTACATAAATATCCAAAGATTGGAAATCACAGAATCAGAAAAGAGAAAGGTGGTTGCCAGTGGCTGAGAGAGCATGAGATGGCGAGCATTTGCTTACCAGATACATGGTTTTCCTCCAGTGATTGAAATGTTTAGAACAAGGTAAATCTGGTAATTCTACCAGAGCATCCTATGAGAATTTAACCTcaaaaaatgtaagaaaaattaCTGAAGACACAAAAGTCTATTCAACTAAATCTCAAGGAACTATGGAGTTGCTGGCTCCCACAAGAACTCTGCATCTCCAACCTGAAGCATAGAGGGTAATACTAGGTTCCAGAAATCGAGACCCAACTATGTGTCAGGCACTCTCTTTGCTCATTAGTTACTTTGCCCTTATCTTTCGAGTATCTTGAGTTCTGTTTGGAAGAATCCTGATCTTACAGATGAGTGAACTGAGTCTGAGAGATGAGTGATTGTTCCAAGGTCACCTGCCATGTGGACCAAGGCTCTGATGATTAATATGTGTGACTTCCCATCTACTGTATTATATATAACAATATGAAGCCAGTCAGTGGTTGTTTctagaagaaagaggaaaaaagagaaagaaattacacAGGGCTGCCAGAAACCTTCTGGGTGTATATCAATGTTAACTATCTTGATTGTGGTGATTGTTATATTGGTAAGTAGTTATGTCAAAACTTAACAAGatatgcattaaatatgtatagtttAATGTATTTTAGTATTACCTAAATAAGGTTGTTAaaaaattgaatgaaaaaatataaataaataagctccttaacaaataaaaaataggggaTATACATTTCGTGAGTAAGCATAGGAAAAGATGCTCAATATTGTATGTCATTAAGGAATTACAAATTAAACACAACTCTAAGAATTTACAATATTTAAAGCCTGACAATATCAAGAGCTGTCAAGGTGGAAGAACAAGAggaactctcatacattgctggtggagtcACAGAAATGGACCACCACTCTGGTAGACAGTTTGATGGCTTCTTAAAAATCCAAACATAGAGTTCATATGGCCCAGGAGTCATATTCCTAGCTGTTAAACCAATGGAGTTGAAAGCTTCTATCCACACAAGAACCTACATGTAGATACCCATAGCTTCTCCATTCATGATTGCCAAGAACTGGAAGCAACTAAGATCACCTACAGTAGCTACTTGCCTAATATTAATGAAAACACTGACACAT is a window encoding:
- the LOC143404067 gene encoding putative vomeronasal receptor-like protein 4, giving the protein MAMKKELLSTAPVFLPRFPMKMDQHFSYVALRKAFYPQAGTGITANTFLLCLHIAMVFMGHKPRLTDLPVTHLALTHILMLLTMSLLVSTDIWETQDIPGDFKCKVLVFLHKVMRRLSICTTCVLSVLQAITISPSGSWLANFKLKSTNPIVGLFVFLWALTMSLSSNLLLCTVATPNKTHPGLLFLTDHCSFLLMSYRHRSLFLALMALRDLLFLGLMVLSSAYMINLLHRHKKRAMSLRTSRFSPRRSPEERATYTILLLINCFEVLYCVDSIFSLFIGMTQTGDPILLGLQMLVANGYGTISPLVLISADTHIIKVGQTKWREKVQLLAKLM